One window from the genome of Elaeis guineensis isolate ETL-2024a chromosome 5, EG11, whole genome shotgun sequence encodes:
- the LOC105045330 gene encoding eukaryotic peptide chain release factor subunit 1-3 → MADGHETNKNIEIWKIKKLIKALETARGNGTSMISLIMPPRDQISRVAKMLGDEYGTASNIKSRVNRQSVLAAITSAQQRLKLYSKVPPNGLVLYTGTIVTEDGKEKKVTIDFEPFKPINASLYLCDNKFHTEALNELLESDDKFGFIVMDGNGTLFGTLSGNTREVLHKFSVDLPKKHGRGGQSALRFARLRMEKRHNYVRKTAELATQFFINPATSQPNVSGLILAGSADFKTELSQSDMFDARLQAKILNVVDVSYGGENGFNQAIELSAEILSNVKFIQEKKLIGKYFEEISQDTGKYVFGVDDTLKALEMGAVEILIVWENLDINRYVLKHSTSGEVIIKHYNKDQEADQNNFRDPVTSADLEVQEKMSLLEWFANEYKRFGCSLEFVTNKSQEGSQFCRGFGGIGGILRYQLDIRAFDELSDGEYYEDSD, encoded by the coding sequence ATGGCTGATGGACATGAAACCAATAAGAATATTGAGATATGGAAGATTAAGAAATTAATTAAGGCGTTGGAAACTGCACGAGGTAATGGCACTAGCATGATCTCTCTCATCATGCCACCTCGTGATCAAATCTCTCGGGTTGCTAAAATGTTGGGTGATGAATATGGAACTGCCTCGAACATCAAAAGCAGAGTCAATCGACAATCTGTGTTGGCTGCCATTACCTCTGCGCAGCAGAGATTGAAGCTTTACAGCAAGGTTCCTCCCAATGGACTAGTTCTGTATACGGGTACCATTGTTACTGAAGATGGCAAAGAAAAGAAGGTCACCATAGATTTTGAGCCATTCAAGCCCATTAATGCATCGCTATACCTCTGTGATAACAAGTTTCATACCGAGGCACTGAATGAGCTTCTTGAATCTGATGACAAGTTTGGTTTCATAGTAATGGATGGAAATGGAACTCTTTTTGGTACTTTAAGTGGCAATACTCGTGAAGTGCTTCACAAGTTCTCTGTGGATCTTCCAAAGAAGCATGGAAGAGGAGGGCAGTCGGCATTGCGATTTGCTCGCCTTCGTATGGAGAAGCGTCATAACTATGTCCGCAAGACAGCTGAACTGGCTACACAATTCTTCATCAATCCTGCCACAAGTCAACCAAATGTTTCTGGATTAATTTTGGCTGGTTCTGCTGATTTTAAGACAGAGTTGAGTCAGTCTGACATGTTTGATGCTCGCCTACAGGCTAAGATTCTCAACGTGGTTGATGTCTCATATGGAGGTGAGAATGGTTTCAATCAGGCCATTGAATTGTCTGCAGAGATTCTATCGAATGTCAAGTTCATACAGGAAAAGAAGTTGATAGGAAAGTATTTTGAGGAGATAAGCCAAGACACTGGAAAATATGTCTTTGGTGTAGATGATACACTTAAAGCTCTGGAAATGGGTGCTGTTGAGATCCTAATTGTGTGGGAAAATTTGGATATCAACAGATATGTGCTAAAGCACAGCACTAGTGGGGAAGTCATTATAAAGCATTATAACAAGGATCAAGAAGCAGATCAGAACAACTTTCGAGATCCTGTAACATCTGCAGATTTGGAGGTGCAAGAGAAGATGTCTCTCTTGGAGTGGTTTGCTAATGAGTACAAGCGTTTTGGTTGCTCTCTCGAGTTTGTTACCAACAAATCTCAAGAGGGCTCTCAGTTTTGCAGGGGCTTTGGTGGCATTGGTGGGATCCTTCGCTATCAGTTGGATATAAGGGCTTTTGATGAGCTGTCGGATGGAGAATACTATGAAGATTCTGATTAG